One genomic segment of Devosia sp. includes these proteins:
- a CDS encoding PRC-barrel domain-containing protein — translation MSFDDKRVASADVKETHDLIASDKVEGTKVYDQSGEHVGSIERILVEKRSGKVSYAVLSFGGFLGLGNDHYPLPWSKLDYDESLGGYRVDISKEQIEGAPKYEREDDAFWTSENGRRVHDYYGVTPYWI, via the coding sequence ATGTCTTTTGATGACAAGCGCGTTGCCAGTGCCGACGTCAAGGAAACGCACGACCTGATCGCATCCGACAAGGTCGAGGGTACCAAGGTCTATGATCAGTCCGGCGAACATGTCGGCTCGATCGAACGGATCCTCGTCGAAAAGCGCAGCGGCAAGGTTTCTTATGCCGTGCTGAGCTTTGGCGGCTTCCTGGGCTTGGGCAATGACCACTATCCGTTGCCCTGGTCCAAGCTGGACTATGACGAAAGCCTCGGTGGCTATCGAGTCGATATCTCCAAGGAGCAGATCGAAGGCGCGCCCAAATACGAGCGCGAGGACGATGCCTTCTGGACGAGCGAGAACGGCCGTCGCGTGCACGATTACTACGGCGTCACGCCCTACTGGATCTGA
- a CDS encoding SMP-30/gluconolactonase/LRE family protein, which yields MTTQGLYDIIDPRFSSKIVGNAQLDELYSGCRWAEGPVWFGDHGCLYFSDIPNERVMRYLPEDNTISLYLKPSNYANGHTRDCQGRLVSCEHGPRRVTRTELDGTITVLADQYAGKRLNSPNDVVVKSDGSIWFTDPSYGILSDYEGYRSPEEQPCRGVYRIDGQTGEVTLVAGDFIQPNGLAFSPDESLLYIAESGFGADGKAPRTLRVFDVAEGRLHNGRVFAVIEDGRPDGFRVDSDGWVWCSSEIGIEVFDPAGVRTGKIHIGQRVANLEFGGPRRNRLFITATRSLYSLYVNAGPARRP from the coding sequence ATGACCACCCAGGGCCTGTACGACATCATCGACCCGCGATTTTCCAGCAAGATCGTGGGCAATGCGCAGCTCGACGAGCTGTATTCCGGCTGCCGCTGGGCGGAGGGCCCGGTGTGGTTCGGCGACCATGGGTGCCTGTATTTCTCGGACATTCCCAATGAACGGGTGATGCGCTATCTGCCCGAAGACAATACGATCAGCCTGTATCTAAAGCCCTCCAACTACGCCAATGGCCATACGCGTGATTGCCAGGGGCGCCTGGTCTCGTGCGAACATGGCCCCCGCCGGGTGACGCGCACGGAGCTCGACGGCACGATCACGGTGCTGGCGGATCAATATGCCGGTAAGCGGCTGAATTCGCCGAACGACGTGGTGGTCAAATCCGATGGCTCGATCTGGTTCACCGATCCCAGCTACGGCATCCTGTCCGATTACGAAGGGTACCGCTCGCCCGAGGAGCAGCCCTGCCGCGGCGTTTATCGGATTGACGGGCAGACCGGGGAGGTCACGCTGGTGGCCGGTGATTTCATCCAGCCCAACGGCCTGGCTTTTTCACCCGACGAGAGCCTGCTCTACATCGCCGAGTCCGGATTTGGCGCGGATGGCAAGGCGCCGCGGACCCTGCGTGTTTTCGATGTGGCCGAAGGCAGGTTGCACAATGGCCGTGTCTTCGCCGTGATCGAGGATGGGCGGCCCGATGGTTTTCGGGTCGACAGCGATGGCTGGGTCTGGTGCTCGAGCGAAATCGGGATCGAGGTGTTCGACCCGGCGGGCGTGCGCACCGGCAAGATCCATATCGGGCAGCGTGTGGCCAATCTCGAATTCGGCGGCCCACGGCGCAACCGGCTGTTCATCACGGCCACCCGGTCGCTCTATTCCCTCTATGTCAACGCCGGCCCAGCCCGGCGCCCATAA
- a CDS encoding ROK family protein, translated as MITCFDIGGSTIKAATATSPEALTMLGRVPTPHHDFMAFAAAIAEWVKIGGAPEGAPVAISVTGVVDPASGVVTCANIACIDGLDLAQALSARLDRPVLVANDADCFVLAEAGIGAGQGHRVVFGVILGTGVGGGLVVNGAIHQGAGGLAGEWGHGPVAATEAGSPPIAIPRLPCGCGQSGCVDTVGGARGLERLYAHLGGGEASSREIIAAWQAGDALAARTLECQIDLLAGPLALTVNVVGPDIVPVGGGLGSVAPLVTALDEAVRRRILRRLDRPLVVPAGIAEPGLVGAAILGLSQ; from the coding sequence ATGATTACCTGTTTCGATATTGGCGGCTCGACCATCAAGGCCGCCACCGCCACCAGTCCGGAAGCGCTCACCATGCTGGGCCGCGTGCCGACACCGCACCATGATTTTATGGCTTTCGCCGCCGCAATCGCAGAATGGGTCAAGATCGGCGGAGCCCCGGAGGGGGCGCCGGTGGCCATTTCGGTAACCGGTGTCGTCGATCCGGCGAGTGGCGTGGTCACCTGCGCCAATATTGCCTGCATAGACGGGCTCGACCTGGCGCAGGCGCTGTCCGCCCGGCTCGATCGCCCGGTGCTGGTGGCCAATGACGCCGATTGCTTTGTGCTGGCCGAAGCCGGGATCGGAGCGGGGCAGGGGCACCGCGTGGTGTTCGGCGTCATCCTGGGCACCGGCGTGGGCGGAGGGCTTGTGGTCAACGGTGCCATCCATCAGGGCGCCGGGGGCTTGGCGGGCGAATGGGGGCACGGTCCGGTTGCCGCAACCGAAGCCGGCTCGCCACCCATCGCGATACCGCGCCTCCCCTGCGGCTGCGGGCAGAGTGGCTGTGTCGACACGGTTGGCGGTGCGCGGGGGCTCGAACGGCTTTATGCCCATCTGGGCGGCGGTGAGGCGTCGAGCCGCGAAATCATCGCGGCCTGGCAGGCCGGCGATGCGCTGGCGGCGCGGACCCTTGAATGCCAGATCGACCTGCTCGCCGGACCCCTGGCGCTCACGGTCAATGTCGTCGGGCCCGATATCGTGCCGGTTGGGGGCGGGCTGGGCAGCGTCGCGCCCCTGGTCACGGCGCTCGACGAAGCGGTTCGCCGGCGCATCCTGCGCAGGCTCGATCGTCCCCTTGTGGTCCCGGCCGGCATTGCCGAACCCGGCCTGGTTGGCGCCGCCATTCTGGGATTGAGCCAATGA
- a CDS encoding copper homeostasis protein CutC: MTLLEVCVDDAEGFAAALAGGADRIELCSALELGGLTPSPGLVAMAAKSPVPVHAMIRHRPGHFVYSAAEAEVLLADIAAMRAAGLAGVVLGASFSDGRLDEPLLTRMVEAAAGMAITLHRAFDIVPDHRAAADIAMKLGFGTILTSGGAASALAGRDVLARLARHVGDAITIMPGAGISPDVIPDLSRALPLRAVHGSCSEADASAPENAARLGFSSPARRRTSREKVAALKAALAAAEMGAASGT, from the coding sequence ATGACGCTGCTCGAGGTCTGCGTTGACGACGCCGAAGGGTTCGCCGCGGCCCTTGCGGGCGGTGCCGACCGGATCGAGCTGTGCTCGGCCCTTGAGCTGGGTGGGCTCACGCCTTCACCCGGATTGGTGGCCATGGCGGCCAAATCCCCGGTGCCGGTCCATGCCATGATCCGCCATCGTCCGGGCCATTTCGTCTATTCCGCTGCCGAGGCCGAGGTGCTGCTGGCCGATATCGCCGCAATGCGTGCAGCGGGTCTGGCTGGCGTCGTCCTCGGGGCGAGTTTTTCCGACGGACGTCTCGACGAGCCGCTTCTGACCCGCATGGTCGAGGCGGCAGCGGGCATGGCCATCACCCTCCATCGCGCTTTCGATATTGTGCCCGATCACCGGGCCGCAGCCGATATCGCGATGAAACTGGGCTTTGGCACCATCCTCACCTCCGGCGGGGCCGCGTCGGCCCTGGCCGGCCGCGATGTGCTGGCGAGGCTGGCGCGGCATGTGGGAGATGCCATCACCATCATGCCGGGCGCCGGCATCTCGCCCGATGTGATCCCCGACCTCAGCCGGGCGCTGCCGCTGCGCGCCGTGCATGGCTCGTGCTCAGAAGCGGACGCGTCTGCGCCAGAAAACGCCGCTCGCCTGGGCTTTTCCAGCCCGGCCCGGCGTCGCACCAGCCGCGAAAAGGTCGCGGCGCTCAAGGCCGCACTGGCCGCCGCAGAAATGGGGGCCGCAAGTGGGACATAG
- a CDS encoding cob(I)yrinic acid a,c-diamide adenosyltransferase produces MGHRLSRIVTRTGDDGTTGLSDGSRLRKDAALIEVIGTVDELNSVIGFAESQQTLVPLREELVSIQHDLFDLGGALSMPGHAVLTQDHVAALEAVVAAWNADLPPLKEFILPGGSAAVAALHVARTVCRRAERRLLSLDDDRTATARVYLNRLSDLLFVGARLAAEGRERSWQPNRRHS; encoded by the coding sequence GTGGGACATAGACTATCCAGAATTGTCACCCGGACCGGCGACGATGGCACCACGGGCCTCTCCGATGGCTCGCGCTTGCGCAAGGACGCGGCCCTGATCGAGGTGATCGGCACCGTCGATGAACTCAATAGCGTCATCGGCTTTGCCGAAAGCCAGCAAACCCTTGTGCCGTTGCGCGAAGAACTGGTGTCGATCCAGCATGATCTTTTCGATCTCGGCGGTGCCCTGTCGATGCCGGGACATGCCGTGTTGACCCAAGATCATGTCGCCGCGCTCGAAGCAGTGGTCGCCGCCTGGAATGCCGACCTGCCCCCGCTCAAGGAATTCATCCTGCCCGGCGGTTCGGCAGCAGTCGCCGCCCTGCATGTGGCCCGCACGGTCTGCCGCCGCGCCGAGCGCCGCCTGCTCTCGCTCGATGACGACCGTACGGCCACCGCCCGCGTCTATCTCAACCGCCTGTCAGATCTGCTGTTCGTTGGCGCCCGGCTCGCGGCCGAGGGTCGGGAGCGGAGCTGGCAGCCTAACCGGCGACATAGTTGA